A region of Longimicrobium sp. DNA encodes the following proteins:
- a CDS encoding NYN domain-containing protein, which translates to MSANGKKATVVIDGANVAYEERNAGGKPKLSNLLKVRRELEERGQEAVIIVDASLKYDIDDQEQLEKLIKAQEVRQVPAGTDADYFIIQFAHELDALIVTNDRYKDYADQYPWVNERRLPYMIVKGEVVLYEEQEP; encoded by the coding sequence ATGTCCGCGAACGGCAAGAAGGCGACGGTCGTCATCGACGGGGCCAACGTGGCCTACGAGGAGCGCAACGCGGGCGGCAAGCCGAAGCTCTCGAACCTGCTCAAGGTGCGGCGCGAGCTGGAGGAGCGCGGGCAGGAGGCCGTCATCATCGTGGACGCCAGCCTCAAGTACGACATCGACGACCAGGAGCAGTTGGAGAAGCTCATCAAGGCGCAGGAGGTGCGCCAGGTGCCCGCCGGCACCGACGCCGACTACTTCATCATCCAGTTCGCGCACGAGCTGGACGCCCTCATCGTCACCAACGACCGCTACAAGGACTACGCCGACCAGTACCCCTGGGTCAACGAACGCCGGCTCCCTTACATGATCGTCAAGGGCGAGGTCGTGCTCTACGAAGAGCAGGAGCCGTGA